In Dermacentor silvarum isolate Dsil-2018 chromosome 2, BIME_Dsil_1.4, whole genome shotgun sequence, the following proteins share a genomic window:
- the LOC125943630 gene encoding uncharacterized protein LOC125943630: MGQDLKIDLLGAIQMLKASWDNVKQSTIANCFQHAGFAGCTDEASVEESEEAGLACADEESELAETWSKLESFVGAEPQSMCIDDFVGGDDSTGTTAELTDVEIVAKVTAEQPNENAAEMDPASADDAPLPTSAEVIAALALVRRHCGAIEGTGLLLVDRLDYIEDAVVKHAIANKKQATLFQYFKPTQ, encoded by the coding sequence ATGGGCCAAGACCTGAAGATCGATCTTTTGGGCGCCATCCAAATGCTGAAAGCGTCGTGGGATAACGTCAAGCAGTCGACGATAGCCAACTGCTTTCAGCATGCGGGCTTCGCTGGCTGCACTGACGAGGCATCAGTGGAAGAATCCGAGGAAGCTGGGTTGGCATGCGCAGATGAAGAAAGCGAGCTCGCCGAAACGTGGAGCAAGCTGGAGAGCTTTGTTGGTGCCGAGCCGCAAAGCATGTGCATCGACGACTTCGTTGGAGGTGACGACAGCACTGGTACAACAGCGGAGCTGACGGATGTGGAGATCGTCGCCAAAGTTACTGCTGAGCAGCCAAATGAAAACGCTGCCGAGATGGATCCCGCAAGCGCTGATGATGCCCCGCTCCCTACATCAGCTGAGGTCATAGCTGCTCTGGCCCTTGTGCGCCGGCACTGCGGCGCGATTGAAGGCACCGGCCTATTACTTGTGGATCGCCTGGATTACATTGAGGACGCAGTCGTCAAACACGCCATTGCCAACAAAAAGCAGGCTACCCTTTTTCAGTATTTTAAGCCGACGCAATAA